A stretch of Oreochromis aureus strain Israel breed Guangdong linkage group 11, ZZ_aureus, whole genome shotgun sequence DNA encodes these proteins:
- the LOC116327776 gene encoding urokinase plasminogen activator surface receptor-like isoform X3 encodes MLLPWTRYVSCALKCFECRLGPSGSCTETKDCPSNTQCGSFRLTSYAGGTKTDVKERGCAAAEECVQASVNYGVIQNLITSKCCTSDLCNSQDAPEGSICPPNGKKCFYCDGTNCTKTLNCNGNEDYCISRVTAVGQEVTAKGCASKQICSAELSALIGEEISCCQGDLCNSGSSTTVGLLLFVTPLISLVLFS; translated from the exons CCTGTGCTTTGAAATGTTTCGAATGCCGACTGGGACCATCTGGAAGCTGCACTGAGACAAAAGATTGTCCTTCCAACACTCAGTGTGGATCATTCAGACTGACTTCATATGcag GTGGAACCAAGACTGATGTTAAAGAGAGAGGTTGTGCTGCAGCTGAGGAGTGTGTTCAGGCCTCAGTCAACTATGGAGTTATCCAAAATCTAATTACCAGCAAGTGTTGCACCTCTGATCTTTGCAACTCTCAAGATGCCCCTG AGGGCAGCATCTGTCCTCCAAATGGGAAAAAGTGCTTCTATTGTGATGGAACCAATTGCACTAAAACTCTAAACTGCAACGGAAATGAGGACTACTGCATCTCAAGAG TGACTGCAGTAGGTCAAGAGGTAACTGCAAAGGGCTGCGCCTCCAAGCAGATTTGCTCTGCAGAGCTCTCAGCACTTATTGGAGAAGAAATCAGCTGTTGCCAGGGTGACCTCTGCAACAGTGGCAGTAGTACAACTGTTGGTCTTCTGCTCTTTGTCACACCGCTGATCTCTCTGGTCTTGTTCTCTTAG
- the LOC116327776 gene encoding lymphocyte antigen 6 complex locus protein G6d-like isoform X2, producing the protein MQILVLILGIVVLHRACALKCFECRLGPSGSCTETKDCPSNTQCGSFRLTSYAGGTKTDVKERGCAAAEECVQASVNYGVIQNLITSKCCTSDLCNSQDAPEGSICPPNGKKCFYCDGTNCTKTLNCNGNEDYCISRVTAVGQEVTAKGCASKQICSAELSALIGEEISCCQGDLCNSGSSTTVGLLLFVTPLISLVLFS; encoded by the exons CCTGTGCTTTGAAATGTTTCGAATGCCGACTGGGACCATCTGGAAGCTGCACTGAGACAAAAGATTGTCCTTCCAACACTCAGTGTGGATCATTCAGACTGACTTCATATGcag GTGGAACCAAGACTGATGTTAAAGAGAGAGGTTGTGCTGCAGCTGAGGAGTGTGTTCAGGCCTCAGTCAACTATGGAGTTATCCAAAATCTAATTACCAGCAAGTGTTGCACCTCTGATCTTTGCAACTCTCAAGATGCCCCTG AGGGCAGCATCTGTCCTCCAAATGGGAAAAAGTGCTTCTATTGTGATGGAACCAATTGCACTAAAACTCTAAACTGCAACGGAAATGAGGACTACTGCATCTCAAGAG TGACTGCAGTAGGTCAAGAGGTAACTGCAAAGGGCTGCGCCTCCAAGCAGATTTGCTCTGCAGAGCTCTCAGCACTTATTGGAGAAGAAATCAGCTGTTGCCAGGGTGACCTCTGCAACAGTGGCAGTAGTACAACTGTTGGTCTTCTGCTCTTTGTCACACCGCTGATCTCTCTGGTCTTGTTCTCTTAG